The following coding sequences lie in one Prochlorococcus marinus XMU1419 genomic window:
- a CDS encoding DUF2499 domain-containing protein: MHELSFGTWLIHISSVIEWIFTIFVIYKISTFKEYNLFFWLCLAMVPNLIGAMCAITWHIYDNQDALYGLVTLQGIFTFIGNSTLAVASFTIFRKKVTYE; encoded by the coding sequence TTGCACGAACTTTCATTTGGAACTTGGTTAATTCATATCTCTTCAGTCATTGAATGGATTTTTACAATCTTTGTCATATACAAAATTTCTACATTTAAAGAATATAATTTATTTTTTTGGTTATGCTTAGCGATGGTCCCAAACTTAATAGGAGCTATGTGCGCTATAACTTGGCATATCTATGATAATCAAGATGCATTATATGGATTAGTAACGCTTCAAGGGATATTTACATTTATTGGAAATTCAACATTAGCTGTTGCATCATTCACTATTTTTAGAAAGAAAGTGACTTATGAATGA
- the psaK gene encoding photosystem I reaction center subunit PsaK, producing MFTTLFAAADPATFSWSPKCAVVMIACNVFAYAIARATIRKPNEGFEIPNSKFYGGLSHASVVGANCLGHIFGIGAILGLASRGVL from the coding sequence ATGTTTACTACATTATTTGCAGCTGCAGATCCAGCAACTTTTTCTTGGTCTCCAAAGTGTGCCGTCGTAATGATTGCATGTAATGTTTTTGCTTATGCTATTGCTAGAGCAACTATCAGAAAACCTAATGAAGGTTTTGAAATACCTAATTCGAAATTCTATGGTGGTTTAAGTCACGCATCTGTCGTAGGTGCTAATTGCCTAGGTCATATTTTCGGAATTGGTGCAATCTTAGGATTAGCCTCACGTGGTGTTTTATAA
- the dxs gene encoding 1-deoxy-D-xylulose-5-phosphate synthase: protein MLLSELSHPNELHGLTVSQLEEIACQIRERHLQVVSTSGGHLGPGLGVVELTLALYQTLDLDFDKVIWDVGHQGYPHKLITGRFQQFDSLRQQNGVAGYLKRSESKFDHFGAGHASTSISAALGMAIARDKKGENYKCVAVIGDGALTGGMALEAINHAGHLPNTPLVVILNDNDMSISPPVGALSTYLNKVRVSPPLQFLSDSVQESVKNIPLIGKDIPEELKNIKGSVRRLSVPKVGAVFEELGFTYMGPIDGHDIGNLVNTFNAAHKLKKPVLVHVVTTKGKGYPYAEADQVGYHAQSAFDLTTGKSIPSKKPKPVSYSKIFGQTLLKICEQDSKVIGITAAMATGTGLDILQKNIPDQYIDVGIAEQHAVTLAAGMSCDGLKPVVAIYSTFLQRAFDQLIHDVGIQNLPVSFVLDRAGIVGADGPTHQGQYDISYMRSIPNFVLMAPKDESELQRMLITSINHKGPTALRIPRGSGLGVAVMDEGWEPLNIGEAEILEEGEDILIIAYGSMVASAIETAKILKNININACIVNARFVKPLDKNLIMPLASSIQKVVTMEEGTLIGGFGSAIVELLNDNEVNIPVYRIGIPDVLVDHASPDQSKEKLGLMPDQMADKIVKKFKFNN, encoded by the coding sequence ATGCTTTTAAGTGAGTTAAGTCACCCAAATGAACTACATGGCTTAACAGTTTCACAATTAGAGGAAATTGCTTGTCAAATTAGAGAAAGACATCTTCAAGTAGTATCTACTAGTGGTGGACATCTTGGACCTGGATTAGGTGTAGTTGAGTTAACGTTAGCTTTATATCAAACTCTTGATCTAGATTTCGATAAGGTTATTTGGGATGTAGGACATCAGGGTTATCCTCACAAATTAATAACAGGACGCTTCCAACAATTTGATTCCCTTAGGCAACAAAATGGAGTAGCTGGATATCTCAAAAGAAGTGAAAGCAAATTTGATCATTTTGGTGCAGGACATGCGAGCACTTCTATTTCTGCTGCTTTAGGAATGGCAATAGCAAGAGACAAAAAAGGTGAGAATTATAAATGTGTTGCTGTTATTGGAGATGGAGCATTAACTGGAGGAATGGCATTAGAAGCTATAAATCATGCAGGTCACTTACCAAATACTCCTCTAGTTGTGATATTAAACGATAATGATATGTCTATTTCACCTCCAGTTGGAGCCCTTTCAACTTACTTAAATAAGGTAAGAGTTAGTCCACCATTGCAATTTTTATCCGATAGTGTTCAAGAAAGTGTAAAAAATATTCCCTTAATTGGTAAGGATATTCCAGAAGAACTAAAAAATATCAAAGGAAGCGTTAGACGACTATCTGTACCTAAGGTTGGTGCTGTTTTTGAAGAACTTGGATTCACATATATGGGTCCAATTGACGGTCATGATATTGGAAATTTAGTTAATACTTTTAATGCTGCTCATAAACTTAAAAAACCTGTACTTGTTCATGTTGTTACAACAAAAGGGAAGGGTTACCCTTATGCAGAAGCTGATCAAGTTGGATATCATGCGCAGTCTGCATTTGATTTGACAACTGGGAAATCTATTCCATCAAAGAAACCTAAGCCTGTTAGTTATAGTAAAATATTTGGTCAAACCTTATTGAAAATATGTGAACAAGATAGCAAAGTTATTGGTATTACTGCAGCAATGGCTACTGGTACTGGTTTAGACATATTGCAAAAAAATATCCCAGATCAATATATCGATGTGGGAATAGCTGAACAACACGCAGTTACTCTTGCGGCAGGAATGTCTTGCGATGGTCTTAAACCTGTAGTAGCTATATACAGTACTTTTCTTCAACGTGCTTTTGATCAATTAATTCATGATGTAGGGATACAAAATTTACCTGTATCGTTTGTACTTGATAGAGCTGGCATAGTGGGAGCTGACGGACCTACTCATCAAGGTCAGTACGATATCAGTTATATGAGATCCATACCTAATTTTGTATTGATGGCGCCAAAAGATGAGTCTGAATTACAGAGAATGTTAATAACTTCAATAAACCATAAGGGACCAACTGCTCTTAGAATACCTAGAGGCTCTGGATTAGGAGTGGCTGTAATGGATGAAGGTTGGGAACCTTTGAATATAGGTGAAGCTGAAATACTTGAAGAAGGAGAAGATATTTTAATTATTGCTTATGGATCGATGGTTGCATCAGCTATCGAAACAGCAAAGATCCTAAAAAATATTAACATTAATGCATGTATTGTTAATGCAAGATTTGTTAAACCTCTAGATAAAAATCTTATTATGCCCTTAGCAAGTAGTATCCAAAAAGTGGTTACTATGGAAGAAGGAACTTTAATAGGTGGATTTGGTTCTGCAATAGTTGAATTACTTAACGATAATGAAGTAAACATTCCTGTATACAGAATAGGTATACCGGATGTTTTAGTTGACCATGCTTCACCTGACCAGAGTAAAGAAAAATTAGGCCTTATGCCTGATCAGATGGCAGATAAAATTGTTAAGAAATTCAAGTTCAATAATTAA
- a CDS encoding peroxiredoxin: MRNLVVSLLIPFILLFNCNSAIAFDFAPEVGDTAPNFQLEGFNKNIKSKKIWELNDFQGKWLVMYFYPKDFTAGCTLEAKGFSELKKDFSKYNAEIVGISADNQDSHERFCSEKSINYTLLTDPNGIISDKYGSWIPPFSDRNTFLISPEGEISYRWISVLPINHAKEVLNVLKKKI; the protein is encoded by the coding sequence ATGAGAAATTTAGTTGTAAGTTTATTAATACCATTCATTCTTTTATTTAATTGTAATTCAGCAATAGCCTTTGACTTTGCTCCTGAAGTGGGAGATACAGCTCCAAACTTTCAATTAGAAGGTTTTAATAAAAACATTAAATCAAAAAAAATATGGGAATTAAATGATTTTCAAGGTAAGTGGCTTGTTATGTATTTTTATCCAAAGGACTTTACAGCAGGTTGCACTCTTGAAGCTAAAGGTTTTTCTGAATTAAAAAAAGATTTTTCAAAATATAATGCCGAAATTGTTGGGATTAGTGCTGATAATCAAGATTCTCATGAAAGATTCTGCAGTGAGAAATCCATAAACTACACTTTATTAACTGACCCTAATGGGATTATTAGTGATAAATATGGTTCTTGGATCCCTCCATTTTCAGATAGAAATACTTTTTTGATTTCTCCAGAAGGAGAAATTTCATATAGATGGATAAGTGTTTTACCTATAAATCATGCCAAGGAAGTACTTAATGTACTAAAGAAAAAAATTTAA
- the rpmB gene encoding 50S ribosomal protein L28: MSRVCELTGAKANNGMAVSHSHIRTKKLQQVNLQKRRLWWEEGKKWVNVKISTKALKSIQKVGLDKFAKSNGVDLKKF; this comes from the coding sequence ATGTCAAGAGTTTGCGAACTGACTGGAGCAAAAGCTAATAATGGTATGGCTGTGAGTCACTCACACATTCGTACAAAAAAATTGCAACAAGTTAATCTACAAAAAAGGAGACTTTGGTGGGAAGAAGGCAAAAAATGGGTAAATGTAAAAATTAGTACCAAAGCACTAAAATCTATACAAAAAGTAGGATTAGATAAATTTGCTAAATCAAATGGAGTTGATTTAAAAAAATTCTAA
- a CDS encoding DUF3593 domain-containing protein encodes MNDLFIKFIEKLALIDNTALFAVSIIPYAIFLFYLYKIKTVNNFVKTGFSLTLLFVLITILVSLFTLNNYDKTLVEVDFLHGFAESFLTLSDFVILFGFIKLLNSLEVNNS; translated from the coding sequence ATGAATGACTTATTTATAAAATTTATAGAAAAATTAGCTTTAATTGATAATACAGCTTTGTTCGCAGTATCAATAATTCCATATGCAATATTTTTGTTTTACTTATATAAAATCAAAACTGTTAATAATTTTGTAAAAACAGGATTTTCCTTAACTCTTTTATTTGTATTAATAACTATATTGGTATCATTATTCACACTAAATAATTATGATAAAACCCTTGTTGAGGTTGACTTCCTGCATGGTTTTGCAGAATCCTTCTTAACTCTAAGTGATTTTGTTATTTTGTTTGGATTTATAAAGTTGTTAAATAGTTTAGAAGTAAATAACTCTTAA